One Nostoc sp. UHCC 0302 DNA window includes the following coding sequences:
- a CDS encoding bile acid:sodium symporter, translated as MHHPLLLILVKVTIFSLMLAIGCNLSFEKMRSFWRKPVLVFRALLAVVVLVPLVVILLLKLFNLPSAVMIGLAILAASPGAPLTTKRSQQAGGSFHYSASFQLTLAILAVFVTPITLAIFATLFESISQKVAIVDVARQVIMVQLLPVSLGILMQKFGHTFTQQIAKPLTFIANSLFLVMVVLVCILGLPLFSRVGQLPLVAIAIMVIASLGIGHTLGRLDDDMRATLAIFCIARNFGLALFIAILNHVQQMVIPTLVAYVILGAFIGVPYSIWNKHRLAKTSPNVGI; from the coding sequence ATGCACCATCCCTTACTACTGATACTCGTTAAAGTCACTATTTTTTCTCTAATGTTAGCCATAGGGTGCAACCTCTCTTTTGAAAAGATGCGCTCCTTCTGGCGAAAACCTGTCTTAGTATTCCGTGCGCTTTTAGCGGTTGTTGTGCTGGTTCCTCTAGTGGTGATTCTGCTGTTGAAACTGTTTAACTTACCATCGGCAGTGATGATCGGATTGGCAATACTTGCAGCTTCTCCAGGTGCGCCTTTGACCACAAAGCGATCGCAACAGGCTGGAGGCAGCTTCCACTACTCAGCGAGTTTTCAGCTAACTCTGGCAATACTTGCGGTTTTTGTTACTCCCATCACTTTGGCGATTTTTGCCACCTTATTTGAGAGTATTTCCCAAAAAGTAGCAATTGTGGACGTTGCCCGACAAGTGATTATGGTGCAGTTATTACCTGTCAGTCTCGGTATTTTGATGCAAAAGTTCGGGCATACATTTACCCAACAGATTGCTAAACCCTTGACTTTTATTGCTAACAGTCTCTTTTTAGTAATGGTTGTTTTAGTGTGCATCTTAGGGCTGCCACTGTTTTCCAGAGTTGGGCAATTACCACTCGTAGCGATCGCAATTATGGTGATTGCCTCTCTAGGAATTGGACACACCTTAGGCAGACTCGATGATGATATGCGAGCTACCTTAGCGATTTTCTGTATTGCTCGTAATTTTGGTTTAGCTTTGTTTATCGCTATTTTGAATCATGTACAGCAGATGGTGATTCCGACACTGGTAGCTTACGTAATTTTGGGAGCTTTTATAGGTGTTCCCTACTCAATCTGGAATAAACATAGATTAGCCAAAACTAGCCCAAATGTTGGTATTTGA
- a CDS encoding peroxidase — protein MLEFDDIQHILLTRVPALTGRYEFLSFRNPAGGRAWLAAILEKVQSSAEVRASVEQDNRWVSVAFTWNGLRALGMDEASLATFPDEFKQGMVARAEILGDTGTNHPDNWVGGVASPDLHAIVILFARDNTERDRCKAEHQQLIAQCEGVEVISALDLEATPPFNYAHDHFGYRDRLSQPAIEGSGEEPTPGSGAPLKAGEFILGYPDEYGLPANLPQPEILSRNGSYMAYRRLQEHIIEFRDFLRQHGQTPEEQELVAAKLMGRWRSGAPLVLSPKKDDPALAVDMQRNNDFNYATMDPHGYAVPLGSHIRRLNPRDTGANMNRRRMIRRGATYGPPLPEDAPEDGIERGIAAFVICASLIRQFEFAQNVWVNDKNFHELGNERDPIIGTQDGTLDFKIPKRPIRKTIKGIPAFTTVRGGAYFFLPGLKALRYLASLSSGR, from the coding sequence ATGCTTGAGTTTGACGACATTCAGCACATTCTGTTGACTCGTGTGCCTGCGCTCACCGGACGGTATGAATTTCTATCGTTCCGGAATCCTGCTGGTGGACGAGCATGGCTAGCTGCCATTCTTGAAAAGGTACAGTCGTCTGCGGAGGTTCGTGCTTCGGTCGAACAGGACAACCGATGGGTGAGCGTGGCTTTCACCTGGAACGGCCTGCGGGCGCTGGGTATGGATGAGGCATCGCTGGCCACGTTTCCTGATGAGTTTAAGCAGGGCATGGTGGCCCGCGCGGAGATCCTCGGCGACACCGGCACGAATCATCCTGACAATTGGGTGGGAGGTGTGGCTAGTCCGGATCTCCATGCAATTGTGATTCTCTTTGCCCGCGATAACACGGAGCGTGATCGGTGCAAGGCGGAACACCAGCAACTCATCGCGCAGTGCGAGGGCGTGGAAGTGATCTCGGCATTGGATCTGGAGGCAACGCCGCCTTTCAACTATGCACACGACCACTTCGGCTACCGCGATCGGCTCTCGCAGCCAGCCATCGAAGGCTCGGGCGAAGAGCCGACGCCCGGTTCCGGTGCGCCGCTGAAGGCGGGCGAGTTCATCCTGGGATACCCGGACGAATATGGTCTCCCAGCCAATCTGCCGCAACCCGAGATCCTCTCCCGGAACGGTAGCTACATGGCCTATCGACGCCTGCAGGAGCATATCATCGAGTTTCGTGACTTCCTGCGCCAGCACGGTCAGACGCCGGAAGAGCAGGAACTTGTGGCGGCGAAATTGATGGGTCGTTGGCGCAGCGGCGCACCGCTGGTGCTGTCACCAAAAAAGGACGATCCAGCACTCGCCGTGGATATGCAGCGCAACAACGACTTCAACTATGCGACTATGGACCCGCATGGCTATGCCGTACCCCTCGGCTCCCATATCCGTCGCCTGAATCCTCGTGATACAGGGGCGAACATGAATCGGCGGCGGATGATCCGTCGCGGGGCGACCTACGGGCCACCACTCCCGGAAGATGCACCAGAAGACGGGATAGAGCGTGGCATTGCTGCCTTCGTGATCTGCGCGAGCCTGATTCGTCAGTTCGAGTTCGCGCAGAACGTGTGGGTGAATGACAAGAACTTCCACGAACTCGGCAACGAGCGCGATCCGATTATCGGCACGCAGGACGGCACCCTTGACTTCAAGATCCCGAAGCGGCCAATCCGGAAAACCATCAAGGGCATTCCGGCATTCACCACGGTTCGGGGCGGGGCTTACTTCTTTCTGCCCGGGCTGAAGGCGCTTCGGTACCTGGCGTCACTGAGCAGTGGCAGGTAA